In a single window of the Trichoderma breve strain T069 chromosome 6, whole genome shotgun sequence genome:
- a CDS encoding amidase domain-containing protein: MAPNFDILTATADDLQPELSSGGINSKQLVKIYLSQIERHNDYLKAVISTAPEALLLERAAILDDERQSGKLRSPLHGIPILVKDNVATHPSTGLDTTAGSLALVDSKPRSNAPIIDRLLEAGLIIIGKASLSELSWWKGTNLLCGWNSISGQAQSPYVKGGLLIGDSFAGHSNPGGSSSGSAIAVAAGFAPISIGTETFGSLMLPAGRAALYSLKPGRALISTRGIVPISNFSDQPGPMTKTTKDLAVLMDIITDPDNVPSGGYASRVTGSWEGIKIGTLDPEKWTYPPEIRKVLDEGMEKQLNDQIRDAYATIKQHVSVFKDNVPLRTADTLTINGEDVLLKIFEKDFKEQFEEYLQLLETPQIKTLGELIAFNKKNADRELPPGYDNQEILERSENTDITPEDRANYVAHLKKLGRDEGIDKIFDEYGINVVMGPLESPLYYFAAACGYPVAAMPLGYLEYNGRPHGLGAVAKEEGLLIQLQSAYEAVFPPRKPPTLFR, from the exons ATGGCCCCAAATTTTGATATTCTGACCGCCACTGCTGATGACCTCCAACCGGAGCTAAGCTCTGGCGGCATAAACAGCAAGCAGCTAGTGAAGATATATCTCTCGCAGATTGAGCGCCACAACGACTACCTCAAAGCCGTAATCAGTACAGCTCCCGAGGCACTTCTATTAGAGAGAGCCGCAATTTTAGATGATGAAAGACAGAGCGGAAAGCTTCGAAGCCCCCTCCATGGAATCCCAATCCTCGTCAAGGATAATGTCGCAACGCATCCATCGACGGGTCTAGACACAACAGCTGGTAGTCTGGCGTTGGTTGATTCGAAGCCGAGGAGCAATGCGCCTATTATAGACCGA CTCCTGGAAGCTGGACTCATCATCATAGGCAAAGCCAGCTTGTCG GAACTCTCATGGTGGAA GGGCACAAATCTTCTCTGTGGCTGGAACAGCATAAGCGGCCAAGCTCAATCCCCCTACGTCAAAGGAGGCCTTCTCATCGGTGATTCATTCGCAGGACACAGC AACCCTGGTGGATCTTCATCTGGCTCTGCGATCGCCGTGGCAGCCGGATTCGCCCCCATCAGCATTGGAACCGAGACATTTGGCTCACTCATGCTGCCTGCGGGCCGAGCCGCCCTTTACTCACTCAAACCTGGCCGTGCGCTGATCTCCACTAGGGGCATTGTCCCCATTTCGAACTTCTCGGACCAACCCGGCCCTATGACAAAGACTACGAAGGATTTGGCGGTGTTGATGGACATTATTACAGATCCTGACAATGTTCCGTCTGGTGGCTACGCTTCGCGTGTAACGGGCTCATGGGAGGGCATCAAGATTGGCACATTGGACCCGGAAAAGTGGACGTATCCTCCTGAGATTCGAAAGGTCTTGGATGAAGGAATGGAAAAACAACTG AACGATCAAATTCGGGATGCATATGCAACTATTAAGCAACATGTGTCAGTTTTCAAGGACAATGTTCCATTGAGAACTGCAGACACTTTGACGATCAACGGCGAAGATGTATTGCTCAAGATCTTTG AAAAGGACTTTAAAGAACAGTTTGAGGAGTATCTCCAACTTCTAGAAACGCCACAAATCAAGACCTTAGGCGAACTAATCGCtttcaacaagaagaatgCCGATAGAGAGCTACCCCCAG GCTATGATAACCAAGAGATCCTTGAACGTAGCGAAAACACGGACATAACGCCCGAAGACCGTGCAAACTATGTCGCCCACCTGAAGAAACTCGGTCGCGACGAAGGCATCGATAAGATATTTGACGAATATGGCATCAACGTCGTGATGGGACCGCTGGAGTCTCCATTGTACTATTTCGCTGCGGCCTGCG GATACCCCGTTGCCGCCATGCCGCTTGGCTACCTTGAGTACAACGGACGTCCGCACGGGCTAGGGGCTGTTGCGAAAGAGGAGGGCCTTCTTATCCA